From the genome of Lotus japonicus ecotype B-129 chromosome 6, LjGifu_v1.2, one region includes:
- the LOC130726167 gene encoding transmembrane emp24 domain-containing protein p24delta4-like, giving the protein MMSDSHMLVSLLFFLGFFSTCHAVWFVLPPSGTKCVSEQIQSNVVVLAHYVAIGPDYNITLNPTVSVKVTSPYGKDLHHSENATYGDFAFTTQEAGSYLACFSLENNQGTGDVSLHLDWKIGIAAKDWDEVAKKEKIEGVELELRKLEGSVTAILENLKYLKGREAEMRSVSEKTNTRVATFSIMSLGICIVVSALQLWRLKRYFQKKKLI; this is encoded by the exons ATGATGTCTGATTCTCATATGTTGGTGtcacttctcttcttcctcggTTTCTTCTCAACTTGTCACGCTGTCTGGTTCGTCTTACCCCCCTCCGGTACCAAGTGCGTCTCCGAACAAATCCAGAGCAACGTCGTCGTTTTGGCACATTACGTTGCCATTGGCCCTGACTATAATATAACCCTCAACCCCACCGTTTCTGTCAAG GTGACATCACCATATGGAAAAGATCTTCATCATTCGGAGAATGCAACATACGGTGATTTCGCTTTTACAACTCAAGAGGCTGGGAGCTACCTAGCATGCTTCTCGTTGGAGAATAATCAAGGGACTGGAGATGTTAGCTTGCACCTTGATTGGAAAATTGGAATTGCAGCAAAGGATTGGGATGAAGTTGCTAAGAAAGAGAAGATTGAG GGAGTAGAACTTGAGTTGAGAAAGCTAGAAGGATCAGTGACGGCTATCCTCGAGAATTTGAAATATCTGAAGGGCAG GGAAGCGGAGATGAGGAGCGTGAGTGAAAAAACAAATACCAGAGTGGCAACGTTTAGTATAATGTCCTTGGGTATTTGCATTGTAGTTTCAGCTTTGCAGCTGTGGCGTTTGAAGCGATatttccagaagaagaagcttatTTAG
- the LOC130726616 gene encoding uncharacterized protein LOC130726616, whose protein sequence is MEALLSQFTFLSDQALQDKNFDPSTIEDLMKLFEIESYKAWAAAELEQDQELEEAEAAMEQAENYLESAMESAMDEFRRFEEELERMSRDEVDSLVQTAESARKMGNLMEKAASVASKRYIEAALNSATASMKSAWRGISSGKVHPS, encoded by the coding sequence ATGGAAGCTCTCCTCTCCCAATTCACCTTCCTCTCAGACCAGGCTTTACAAGACAAGAACTTCGATCCATCCACCATTGAAGATCTCATGAAGCTATTCGAGATCGAGTCATACAAGGCATGGGCAGCAGCAGAGCTCGAGCAAGACCAAGAACTGGAAGAAGCTGAGGCTGCCATGGAACAAGCTGAGAACTACCTCGAATCGGCCATGGAAAGCGCCATGGATGAGTTCAGACGCTTTGAAGAAGAGCTTGAGAGGATGTCAAGAGATGAAGTGGACAGCTTAGTTCAAACTGCAGAGAGCGCCAGAAAAATGGGGAACTTGATGGAGAAAGCTGCTTCTGTTGCTTCCAAGAGGTATATTGAGGCTGCACTCAATTCTGCAACTGCTTCTATGAAATCTGCTTGGAGAGGAATCTCTTCTGGGAAGGTTCATCCTTCTTGA
- the LOC130726617 gene encoding growth-regulating factor 7-like, producing MEEGGVVDEGNTVIMDKGQKSSSIVELDLRVGAYSTPQQEAINPVISGPFTETQRRELHHQVKIFNHFANNLPLPPHVVQCFASGCNHPYLNDRNSIESEPGNCRRIDG from the exons ATGGAGGAGGGTGGTGTAGTTGATGAAGGGAACACGGTTATTATGGATAAGGGACAAAAATCCTCCTCCATTGTTGAACTTGATCTCAGGGTTGGCGCTTACTCTACACCACAACAAGAGGCAATAAACCCTGTGATCTCAGGTCCGTTCACAGAGACTCAGAGGCGTGAGCTTCATCATCAAGTGAAAATCTTCAACCACTTTGCCAAtaaccttcctcttcctcctcacgTTGTCCAATGTTTTG CTTCTGGTTGCAATCATCCATACCTCAACGACAGAAACAGCATAGAATCTGAACCTGGTAATTGCCGGAGAATCGATGGTTAG
- the LOC130721967 gene encoding uncharacterized protein At1g10890 isoform X1 produces MPRDLSRSRSRSPPYRRRHSPSPVAVGHRYSRRSRRDRSRSPYSSYHYTRRKSRSISPRGRTSPSTTPRRRKSRSPTAKRYRRHRSRSSSLSPTRKSSSPSLESVEHKTAIEKQKKEEEKKRRQKEAELKLIEEETAKRVEEAIRKRVEESLNSEEVQVEIQRRLEEGRKRLIVEVAVQLEKEKEAALIEAREKEEQARKEKEDLDRMLEENRKKIEEAQRREALEQQRREEERYRELEEIQRQKEEAMRRKKQEEEQERLNQIKLLGKNKSRPKLSFALGSK; encoded by the exons ATGCCTCGAGACTTGTCGCGATCCAGATCAAGATCGCCTCCCTACAGGCGTAGACACTCACCATCTCCTGTGGCTGTGGGGCATAGGTATAGCAGGAGGAGCAGAAGAGACAGAAGCCGTTCCCCTTATTCATCCTACCATTACACCAG GCGAAAAAGTCGTTCTATTTCACCCAGAGGTCGCACAAGTCCTTCTACAACTCCACGGCGTCGTAAAAGCCGATCCCCAACTGCCAAACGATACAGAAGACATAGAAGTAGGAGCTCCTCATTGTCTCCTACTCGTAAATCTTCCAGTCCAAGCCTTGAGTCAGTAGAGCACAAAACAGCcattgaaaaacaaaagaaagaagaagagaagaaaag GCGTCAAAAGGAAGCAGAGTTGAAATTAATAGAAGAAGAGACTGCAAAGAGAGTTGAAGAAGCAATTCGTAAGAGAGTTGAAGAAAGCTTGAATTCTGAGGAGGTTCAGGTGGAGATTCAGAGGCGGTTGGAAGAGGGACGAAAGAGACTTATTGTTGAAGTTGCAGTTCaacttgaaaaagaaaaagaagctgCTCTTATTGAGGCTAGAGAGAAGGAG GAACAAGCTCGTAaagagaaggaagatcttgataGGATGCTTGAGGAGAACCggaagaagattgaagaagctcaGAGAAGGGAAGCTCTGGAGCAGCAAAGAAGGGAGGAGGAACGATATAGGGAGCTAGAAGAGATACAGAGACAGAAAGAAGAAGCCATGAGAAGGAAGAAACAAGAGGAGGAGCAAGAACGTTTAAATCAAATAAAGTTGTTAGGAAAAAACAAGTCCCGACCAAAGTTGTCATTTGCTCTTGGATCCAAATGA
- the LOC130721967 gene encoding uncharacterized protein At1g10890 isoform X2, with translation MEHAMVILCNLRRKSRSISPRGRTSPSTTPRRRKSRSPTAKRYRRHRSRSSSLSPTRKSSSPSLESVEHKTAIEKQKKEEEKKRRQKEAELKLIEEETAKRVEEAIRKRVEESLNSEEVQVEIQRRLEEGRKRLIVEVAVQLEKEKEAALIEAREKEEQARKEKEDLDRMLEENRKKIEEAQRREALEQQRREEERYRELEEIQRQKEEAMRRKKQEEEQERLNQIKLLGKNKSRPKLSFALGSK, from the exons ATGGAGCACGCAATGGTTATTCTTTGCAATTTGAG GCGAAAAAGTCGTTCTATTTCACCCAGAGGTCGCACAAGTCCTTCTACAACTCCACGGCGTCGTAAAAGCCGATCCCCAACTGCCAAACGATACAGAAGACATAGAAGTAGGAGCTCCTCATTGTCTCCTACTCGTAAATCTTCCAGTCCAAGCCTTGAGTCAGTAGAGCACAAAACAGCcattgaaaaacaaaagaaagaagaagagaagaaaag GCGTCAAAAGGAAGCAGAGTTGAAATTAATAGAAGAAGAGACTGCAAAGAGAGTTGAAGAAGCAATTCGTAAGAGAGTTGAAGAAAGCTTGAATTCTGAGGAGGTTCAGGTGGAGATTCAGAGGCGGTTGGAAGAGGGACGAAAGAGACTTATTGTTGAAGTTGCAGTTCaacttgaaaaagaaaaagaagctgCTCTTATTGAGGCTAGAGAGAAGGAG GAACAAGCTCGTAaagagaaggaagatcttgataGGATGCTTGAGGAGAACCggaagaagattgaagaagctcaGAGAAGGGAAGCTCTGGAGCAGCAAAGAAGGGAGGAGGAACGATATAGGGAGCTAGAAGAGATACAGAGACAGAAAGAAGAAGCCATGAGAAGGAAGAAACAAGAGGAGGAGCAAGAACGTTTAAATCAAATAAAGTTGTTAGGAAAAAACAAGTCCCGACCAAAGTTGTCATTTGCTCTTGGATCCAAATGA
- the LOC130725819 gene encoding F-box/kelch-repeat protein At3g23880-like, with product MCVTNICCDEQLFWVILWNPATRETSLQSFPLQIRREYDDSIPYSYCGFGYDHVSDTYKVMKVVEDAVLVFNMGDFDERQVGYFPPDLICLENTVVGVHFNGTLNWLVTSKINEYKIGLDTDENNIEWDNSSCMILFFDLNKEEFVRLVLLAIPYKFCDPHLGVLGECLCVSVQDKQFNFMIWQMKEFGV from the coding sequence ATGTGCGTGACAAACATCTGTTGTGATGAACAACTTTTTTGGGTTATTTTATGGAATCCCGCCACGCGAGAAACATCTCTACAGTCTTTCCCATTACAAATCAGGCGTGAATATGATGACTCCATTCCCTATAGCTATTGTGGGTTTGGCTATGATCATGTAAGTGACACTTACAAGGTGATGAAGGTAGTGGAGGATGCTGTGCTTGTTTTTAACATGGGTGACTTTGATGAGAGGCAGGTTGGGTATTTTCCGCCCGATCTTATTTGCTTAGAAAACACCGTAGTTGGAGTTCACTTTAACGGGACTCTTAACTGGTTAGTCACTTCCAAAATTAATGAGTATAAAATTGGCTTGGATACTGATGAGAATAATATTGAGTGGGACAATAGCTCATGCATGATTCTTTTCTTTGATTTGAATAAAGAGGAGTTTGTGAGGTTGGTGTTGCTTGCTATTCCTTACAAGTTCTGTGACCCACATCTTGGGGTTTTGGGTGAATGTCTTTGTGTTTCTGTCCAAGACAAGCAATTCAATTTTATGATTTGGCAGATGAAGGAGTTTGGAGTTTAG
- the LOC130726261 gene encoding RNA demethylase ALKBH9B-like, whose product MELLRSLKKEDILEVLSNGFCNHCEDLVHDRIRSLHKRKLNENSSDDEIESIRDAVDLPVNGNASKSESVTRRLGEQRDSPRNSLIKHDSVLSMRNDRQNFDSPLKYLGDCKQSDSELLLNDAISGVSSLENRVSEEQRERIRYSQVHSKKDFTCFERINGRDVNVLQGLELHTGVFSALEQNKIVEHIYRLQWRAKQGKLRDRTYSEPRRWMRGKGRVTIQFGCCYNYAVDKNGNPPGIVRDEEVDPLPPVFKQMIKRMVKWNIVPSTCIPDSCIVNIYDVGDCIPPHIDHHDFVRPFYTVSFLNECQILFGTNLQVVCPGEFSGPASLSLPVGSVFILSGNGADVAKHCIPSVTSKRISITFRKMDESKLPYKFSQDPELVGIKPLLISPLNKAATQHAEVGNLETQQQKAHSVQSESDTPRKTRKEMFHVENEFPPLNSSFRKSKVNKFGSRARH is encoded by the exons ATGGAGCTGCTAAGATCATTGAAGAAGGAGGACATATTGGAGGTTCTCTCTAATGGCTTCTGTAACCACTGTGAGGATCTTGTGCATGATCGAATCAGAAGCCTTCataaaa GGAAGCTGAATGAAAATTCATCTGATGATGAAATTGAATCTATTAGAGATGCAGTTGACTTGCCTGTGAATGGAAATGCTTCAAAATCTGAATCTGTGACTAGAAGGCTTGGAGAACAAAGGGATAGTCCAAGGAACTCTTTGATAAAACATGATTCCGTTCTCTCGATGAGGAATGATAGACAAAATTTTGATTCTCCACTTAAATATTTGGGGGACTGCAAGCAATCTGATTCCGAATTGTTGTTAAATGATGCGATTTCTGGAGTTTCTTCATTGGAAAACAGGGTATCAGAAGAACAAAGGGAGCGTATCAGGTACTCTCAAGTTCACAGTAAAAAGGACTTTACCTGCTTTGAAAGGATAAATGGGAGAGATGTAAATGTGCTCCAAGGACTTGAACTTCACACCGGCGTTTTCAGTGCTTTGGAGCAGAACAAAATTGTAGAGCATATATACAGATTGCAATGGAGGGCAAAACAAGGGAAACTTAGAG ATCGAACATATTCGGAACCAAGAAGGTGGATGCGTGGTAAAGGACGCGTGACAATACAATTTGGCTGCTGTTACAATTATGCAGTG GACAAGAATGGAAACCCTCCTGGCATAGTTAGAGATGAAGAGGTTGATCCATTACCACCTGTATTCAAACAAATGATCAAGAGGATGGTTAAGTGGAACATTGTTCCTTCCACTTGCATTCCTGATAGTTGCATTGTGAACATATATGATGTAGGGGACTGCATTCCTCCTCACATTGACCACCACGATTTTGTGAGGCCATTTTATACCGTGTCATTCTTGAATGAGTGTCAAATATTATTTGGTACAAACTTGCAAGTTGTTTGTCCTGGCGAGTTTTCGGGGCCCGCTTCCCTTTCTTTGCCTGTAGG GTCAGTGTTCATTTTGAGTGGCAATGGAGCTGATGTTGCTAAACATTGTATTCCATCTGTGACATCAAAAAG GATTTCTATTACCTTTAGAAAGATGGATGAGAGCAAGTTACCATATAAATTTTCACAGGATCCTGAGCTAGTTGGGATCAAGCCACTTCTCATTTCTCCACTAAACAAAGCAGCCACTCAGCATGCTGAAGTTGGGAACTTAGAAACCCAACAACAGAAGGCTCACAGTGTTCAATCCGAATCTGATACACCTCGGAAGACTAGAAAGGAAATGTTTCATGTGGAAAATGAATTTCCTCCTCTCAATAGTAGCTTTAGAAAATCGAAGGTCAACAAATTTGGAAGCAGGGCCAGGCATTAA